From Halobacillus sp. Marseille-Q1614, the proteins below share one genomic window:
- the fbp gene encoding fructose-1,6-bisphosphatase: MNTKYLDLLAQKYNSEEKVAAEIINLEAILNLPKGTEHFVSDLHGEYQAFQHVLRNGSGRVEEKIRDIFNGVIYESEINEMVTLVYYPEEKLQMIKNGFDQEEELNQWYKEIIERMIKLISYASSKYTRSKLRKALPDQFAYIIEELLYKTDESSNKEQYYTKIVQQIISLGQADKLIIGLAYSTQRLVVDHLHVVGDIYDRGPEPDKIMETLINYHSVDIQWGNHDVLWIGAFAGSKVCLANIIRICARYDNLDIIEDVYGINLRPLLNLADKYYDDNPAFRPKIHSDKKPSEHEQLQITKIHQAISIIQFKLESPIIKRRPNFNMEERLVLEKVDYEKNEITIHGKAYPLENSCFATVNPEQPEQLLEEEEQVMDKLLFSLQHSEKLARHMKFLMKKGSLYLKYNGNLLIHGCIPLDEKGNMEKMDIENKTYGGRDLLDIFEHFLRHSFAHPEENDDLATDMVWYLWTGEYSSLFGKRKMTTFERYFIKDKITHKEKKNPYYHLRENEETCRRILTEFDLDPDQGHIINGHTPVKEIDGENPIKANGKMIVIDGGFSKAYQSTTGIAGYTLLYNSYGMQLVAHKQFNSKEDVLQNGTDVLSVKRLVDKELERKKVLETNVGEELLQEISILNSLMKYRYMK; this comes from the coding sequence TTGAACACAAAATACTTAGATTTACTTGCCCAAAAATATAATAGTGAAGAAAAAGTAGCCGCTGAAATCATTAACCTTGAAGCTATTCTTAACCTTCCAAAGGGGACAGAGCACTTTGTCAGTGATTTACACGGGGAGTACCAGGCCTTCCAGCATGTGTTAAGAAATGGTTCGGGGCGGGTTGAAGAAAAAATAAGGGATATCTTCAACGGGGTCATTTACGAAAGTGAAATAAATGAAATGGTGACCTTAGTCTATTACCCTGAAGAAAAATTACAGATGATAAAAAATGGCTTTGACCAGGAAGAAGAATTAAACCAATGGTATAAAGAAATCATTGAACGGATGATTAAGCTGATTTCTTATGCTTCCTCCAAATATACACGATCGAAATTACGCAAAGCACTGCCAGATCAGTTTGCCTATATTATTGAAGAGCTGCTGTACAAAACGGATGAATCGTCAAATAAGGAGCAGTATTACACAAAAATCGTTCAGCAGATTATTTCTCTCGGACAGGCGGATAAACTGATTATCGGGCTTGCTTACAGTACGCAGCGATTGGTTGTTGACCACCTACACGTCGTCGGAGACATTTATGACCGGGGACCTGAACCGGATAAAATTATGGAGACGCTGATCAACTACCATTCTGTAGACATTCAATGGGGGAATCATGATGTGCTGTGGATCGGTGCCTTTGCCGGTTCAAAGGTTTGTCTCGCGAATATCATTCGAATCTGTGCGCGCTACGACAATCTCGATATTATTGAAGATGTGTATGGAATTAATCTCCGGCCTCTTCTCAATCTGGCGGATAAATACTATGACGACAATCCCGCCTTCCGGCCAAAAATCCATTCCGACAAAAAACCATCAGAGCACGAACAATTACAAATCACAAAAATTCACCAAGCCATCTCCATCATTCAATTCAAACTGGAAAGCCCGATCATCAAGCGGCGTCCGAACTTTAATATGGAAGAACGTCTTGTGTTAGAGAAAGTGGATTATGAGAAGAACGAAATAACGATTCACGGAAAAGCATATCCACTGGAAAACAGCTGTTTTGCAACCGTTAATCCGGAGCAGCCTGAACAACTATTAGAGGAAGAAGAACAAGTGATGGACAAACTTTTATTTTCTCTCCAACATTCGGAAAAGCTGGCCAGACATATGAAATTTCTTATGAAAAAAGGCAGTCTTTATCTAAAGTATAATGGGAACTTATTAATACATGGTTGTATTCCTTTAGATGAAAAAGGAAATATGGAGAAAATGGATATAGAAAATAAAACCTATGGCGGCCGTGATTTACTTGATATCTTTGAACATTTTCTGCGCCATTCCTTTGCCCATCCGGAAGAAAACGATGATCTGGCGACAGATATGGTCTGGTATTTGTGGACAGGAGAATATTCTTCCCTCTTTGGGAAAAGGAAAATGACGACGTTTGAAAGGTATTTCATTAAAGATAAGATCACCCATAAAGAGAAGAAGAACCCTTACTATCATTTACGAGAAAATGAAGAAACCTGCCGCAGAATCCTAACAGAATTTGATCTGGATCCTGATCAAGGCCATATCATAAACGGCCATACACCCGTTAAAGAAATTGACGGAGAAAATCCAATCAAAGCCAATGGAAAGATGATTGTCATCGATGGAGGCTTTTCCAAGGCTTATCAATCAACAACAGGCATTGCGGGATACACTTTATTATATAATTCCTACGGCATGCAGCTTGTCGCTCATAAACAATTTAACTCAAAGGAAGATGTGCTGCAAAATGGAACAGATGTCTTATCAGTAAAAAGACTGGTGGATAAAGAACTAGAGAGAAAAAAGGTGCTGGAAACGAATGTTGGAGAGGAATTATTACAGGAAATTTCTATTTTGAATAGTTTAATGAAATATCGCTATATGAAGTGA
- a CDS encoding sodium:proton antiporter, translating into MHISQYILLIFIGYIIFTIDKKQKNFPVPTILVLLGIGLSLIPYFASIEVTKDMIYQIFLPPLLFSSAYRFPAKGFKENAGIISVLASIGIMLTVALLGAAIFALSGPFLSLSFVGALMVAAILTPTDPVSVTSILKNSTGNEKMADVVEGESLINDGTSIVIFTVLAGMLTEGKSFGLLSFLGEFLLVSLGGAFIGVLFGWLVSKAVHFTHNREYQVMLSIVLAFGVFNMAEHFHFSGVLATVFAGIMLSFEFGRAIKEDDLRDKLDGFWNIIELTVLALIFLLIGIQAAQHLVFGAWGFAIVIFLLSLIIRFLIIFGTTQLFPHWRNDINWRESIMLTWSGLKGTMSVYLILNLQSKSAGEVDMILSLAFAAVLISLVVQSLGVYPLSQKLVKQ; encoded by the coding sequence TTGCATATATCGCAATATATTTTGCTGATTTTCATTGGTTATATCATTTTCACGATCGATAAAAAACAAAAAAACTTCCCAGTTCCTACAATACTGGTGCTGCTGGGTATCGGCCTTTCCCTGATCCCTTATTTTGCATCAATCGAAGTGACGAAGGATATGATTTATCAAATTTTCCTTCCTCCTCTGTTATTTTCGTCTGCCTACCGGTTCCCTGCCAAAGGTTTTAAAGAAAATGCAGGAATCATAAGTGTACTCGCATCAATCGGTATCATGCTCACCGTGGCACTGCTTGGGGCAGCTATATTTGCGCTCAGTGGACCGTTCCTATCGTTATCCTTTGTGGGCGCCTTGATGGTTGCCGCGATATTGACGCCGACGGATCCTGTATCTGTTACCTCAATACTAAAGAATTCGACGGGTAATGAAAAAATGGCGGATGTGGTGGAAGGGGAATCGCTGATCAATGATGGGACAAGTATTGTCATCTTCACAGTCCTTGCAGGAATGCTGACAGAAGGAAAATCGTTCGGACTTCTTTCGTTTTTAGGCGAATTCCTGCTCGTTTCCCTCGGAGGTGCTTTCATCGGCGTATTATTCGGATGGCTTGTCAGTAAGGCTGTTCACTTTACACATAACCGCGAGTATCAAGTGATGCTTTCGATTGTATTAGCGTTCGGCGTGTTCAACATGGCCGAACACTTCCATTTTTCCGGCGTTCTTGCTACTGTTTTTGCTGGAATTATGCTTTCCTTTGAATTCGGGCGAGCGATCAAAGAAGATGACCTGCGCGACAAGCTGGACGGCTTTTGGAATATCATCGAGCTGACAGTATTAGCGCTGATCTTTCTCTTGATTGGCATCCAAGCTGCCCAGCATCTTGTTTTTGGAGCCTGGGGCTTTGCGATCGTCATCTTTTTACTCTCCCTGATTATACGTTTCCTGATCATTTTCGGGACAACCCAGTTATTTCCCCATTGGAGAAATGATATCAACTGGAGGGAATCGATTATGCTCACCTGGTCCGGTTTAAAGGGAACTATGTCTGTTTATCTTATATTGAATCTGCAATCCAAGAGTGCAGGAGAAGTAGATATGATACTGTCGCTGGCGTTTGCAGCCGTATTGATTTCCTTAGTAGTCCAGAGTCTGGGCGTCTATCCGCTGTCCCAAAAATTGGTGAAACAATAA
- the rraA gene encoding ribonuclease E activity regulator RraA codes for MKTADLCDHYPDKLSIVDPLFSSFGKRKSFFGPISTVKVKDDNVLVRRALETIAPGSVLVVDGMASKNCALLGGNLAEIAAKRGLAGIIVNGYIRDSTEVCETDIGVIALGTIPLKSRKEGKGEENVTLEFGNTLWNPNDYVYVDEDGVVVASEYLEVTEG; via the coding sequence ATTAAAACAGCCGATTTATGCGATCATTACCCGGATAAGTTAAGTATCGTTGACCCTTTGTTTTCAAGTTTCGGTAAAAGAAAAAGCTTTTTTGGTCCTATATCCACAGTTAAAGTGAAAGACGATAATGTCCTTGTCAGGAGGGCACTTGAAACAATAGCTCCTGGTTCAGTTTTAGTAGTCGATGGAATGGCTTCTAAAAACTGTGCTTTGTTAGGGGGCAATTTAGCAGAAATAGCAGCCAAAAGGGGATTAGCTGGAATTATTGTTAATGGATATATTCGAGATTCAACAGAAGTATGTGAAACGGATATTGGAGTGATCGCATTAGGTACCATCCCTTTGAAGAGTCGAAAAGAAGGAAAAGGAGAAGAAAATGTAACGCTGGAGTTCGGTAATACACTATGGAATCCTAACGATTACGTTTATGTCGACGAAGATGGAGTAGTGGTGGCTTCTGAATACTTGGAGGTTACGGAAGGTTAA
- a CDS encoding DUF488 family protein, whose protein sequence is MKIYTIGHSDHSQEHFLKMLNKADIHFVADIRAFPASRKHPQYKKENMEQWLGEAGIKYRHFSVLGGRRQQSSQTGEELNSGWNNRSFHNYADYTLTEEFKNGLEKLKAQAEDANLVYMCSERHPARCHRLLVSNWLLANGWDVFHIIDGSKGNPELVHHELGKWGAMPIIEEDGTVVYPELNE, encoded by the coding sequence ATGAAAATATATACGATTGGGCATTCGGACCATTCCCAGGAACATTTTCTGAAGATGCTGAATAAGGCTGACATCCACTTTGTAGCGGATATCCGAGCATTTCCTGCAAGCCGTAAACACCCTCAATACAAAAAGGAAAACATGGAGCAGTGGCTTGGGGAAGCGGGAATCAAATACCGTCATTTCTCGGTTCTCGGAGGCAGACGGCAGCAGTCGAGCCAGACTGGGGAGGAGCTGAATTCCGGATGGAACAATCGCTCGTTTCACAATTATGCGGATTATACGCTGACTGAGGAGTTCAAAAATGGACTGGAGAAACTTAAGGCACAAGCGGAGGATGCCAACCTGGTCTATATGTGTTCGGAACGTCATCCGGCGAGATGCCACCGTTTGCTCGTCAGTAACTGGCTGCTGGCCAATGGCTGGGATGTTTTCCACATCATCGATGGTTCAAAGGGGAATCCTGAGCTGGTCCATCATGAATTGGGGAAATGGGGGGCCATGCCGATAATCGAAGAGGACGGCACGGTAGTGTATCCAGAACTGAATGAATAG
- a CDS encoding YdhK family protein, with protein sequence MNKKLLTGLTFLLFLALVTACSSSEEGNEETNGNENTESSEETESNEESDEMDHSSSGEVPEDLEEAENPTYEVGSKALITEGHMAEMEGAEATISGAFHTVAYVVSYDPTNGGERVTDHKWVIHEEIEEAGEESFKEGDEVTLNASHMEGMDGATATIDSAEETTVYMVDFEPTDGGEKITNHKWVTESELSATEE encoded by the coding sequence ATGAACAAAAAATTGTTAACAGGCCTTACTTTTCTTTTGTTTCTGGCTTTAGTAACGGCCTGTTCAAGCAGTGAAGAAGGAAATGAAGAAACGAATGGTAACGAAAACACCGAATCAAGTGAAGAAACTGAATCTAATGAAGAATCGGATGAAATGGACCATTCCAGTTCTGGCGAGGTTCCTGAGGATCTCGAAGAAGCCGAAAACCCTACATATGAAGTCGGAAGTAAGGCTCTCATAACAGAAGGACATATGGCTGAAATGGAAGGAGCAGAAGCCACCATCTCCGGAGCTTTCCATACTGTAGCTTACGTCGTTTCCTATGATCCAACAAATGGCGGCGAACGAGTAACAGACCACAAATGGGTCATTCATGAAGAGATAGAAGAAGCCGGGGAAGAATCGTTTAAAGAGGGCGATGAAGTGACGCTGAATGCTTCCCATATGGAAGGCATGGATGGCGCCACAGCGACCATCGATTCTGCCGAAGAAACAACTGTGTATATGGTAGATTTTGAACCAACTGATGGTGGAGAAAAAATAACAAACCACAAGTGGGTAACCGAAAGTGAATTAAGTGCTACAGAAGAATAA
- a CDS encoding uridine kinase: MEKVLQDLAHVINRKREKLIIGISGHGASGKTTFAKNLMKLLTQQNVNYINTDPYIIGSDIRKHTIIDYEYKNENHHYKMTACHPAAHHVSALERDIHMIRNGLDFYSIGTDYKKSTIISSGKKVTIVEGMSVAFTDPNLFEIKIYLYTGGETELNRRGVRDVSERGADINFIRHSHEERRIQYDIFMHPYHRNFDVVIKNSNEEYFLEKFAL; encoded by the coding sequence ATGGAGAAGGTATTACAGGATTTAGCACACGTAATAAATAGGAAACGTGAAAAATTAATTATTGGGATTTCAGGTCATGGCGCTTCAGGAAAGACTACCTTTGCTAAGAATCTCATGAAGCTTTTGACTCAGCAAAATGTGAATTACATAAATACCGACCCTTACATTATCGGCTCCGATATTAGAAAACACACGATTATAGATTATGAATATAAGAATGAAAACCATCATTATAAAATGACAGCCTGTCATCCGGCCGCTCACCATGTATCAGCTTTAGAAAGAGATATCCATATGATCAGGAATGGGTTAGATTTTTATTCCATAGGGACGGATTATAAGAAGAGCACTATAATTTCTTCGGGCAAAAAAGTGACTATTGTTGAAGGCATGAGTGTTGCTTTTACCGATCCAAATTTATTCGAAATCAAAATCTACTTATATACCGGTGGAGAAACAGAGTTAAATAGAAGAGGCGTTCGAGATGTTTCTGAAAGAGGGGCCGATATTAACTTTATTAGGCATTCTCATGAAGAGCGAAGAATTCAATACGACATCTTTATGCACCCTTATCATCGGAACTTTGATGTGGTGATAAAAAATAGTAACGAAGAATATTTTCTTGAAAAATTTGCTTTATAA
- a CDS encoding TrkA family potassium uptake protein: MGRDFAVIGLGRFGGSICKELSREGMEVLAIDRDENKVNEFRDIAAHAVIADSTDEIVLKELGIRNIDHVIVAIGDNIQASMLTTLMLKELGIKKITVKAQNDYHEKILNKIGADHVIHPERDMGKRIAHNIISNNILDYIELSDDHSVVEVKAGSKMSGQTLTELDVRAHYGCNIVAIKRGKDVIVSPVATEAIKESDILIVIGADKDITRFEKNLVLED; the protein is encoded by the coding sequence ATGGGCAGAGATTTTGCAGTTATAGGTTTAGGGCGGTTTGGCGGAAGCATATGCAAAGAACTCAGCCGTGAAGGAATGGAAGTTCTAGCCATAGACCGTGATGAAAACAAAGTGAATGAATTCAGGGATATTGCGGCACATGCTGTTATCGCAGATTCCACGGACGAAATCGTTCTTAAAGAACTAGGCATACGCAACATCGATCATGTCATCGTTGCTATTGGGGATAACATTCAGGCCAGCATGCTGACCACGTTAATGCTTAAAGAATTAGGAATAAAGAAAATCACAGTTAAAGCCCAAAACGATTATCATGAGAAGATTCTAAACAAAATTGGAGCCGATCATGTGATCCACCCCGAACGAGACATGGGCAAGAGGATTGCGCACAATATTATCTCTAATAATATCCTTGATTACATTGAACTATCAGATGACCATAGTGTCGTAGAAGTAAAAGCAGGCTCAAAGATGAGTGGACAGACACTTACCGAATTGGACGTTCGAGCTCACTATGGCTGTAATATTGTAGCCATTAAAAGAGGAAAAGATGTAATTGTGTCCCCCGTGGCTACCGAAGCAATAAAGGAAAGTGATATCTTAATCGTGATTGGTGCAGACAAGGATATTACCCGTTTCGAGAAAAACCTGGTACTTGAAGATTGA